In Amycolatopsis jiangsuensis, the following proteins share a genomic window:
- a CDS encoding TetR/AcrR family transcriptional regulator yields the protein MVSRVESAAATRRALLAAAAGLLDSGGPDAVTLRAVGARAGVSRGAPYGHFPDKDSLLTTIAAEALERLADQVRAVRTDPQVSPADALHRGLAELMTIGRRQPHLYRLMFASPAGDPVAVGAASTAAERAQDEFLAIVGDLVGAQDAGRFAPLLLATAHGITDMAVNGHLSADRWHSTAEELVSTLVSLIDGRNHRG from the coding sequence ATGGTCAGCCGGGTGGAATCCGCCGCCGCGACGCGCCGTGCCCTGCTCGCCGCGGCGGCCGGCCTGCTGGACAGCGGAGGTCCGGACGCGGTGACGTTGCGCGCGGTCGGGGCGCGGGCGGGCGTCTCCCGCGGCGCGCCGTACGGGCACTTCCCCGACAAGGACAGCCTGCTGACCACCATCGCGGCCGAAGCACTGGAACGGCTGGCGGACCAGGTGCGAGCCGTCCGCACCGATCCGCAGGTGTCCCCGGCCGACGCGCTGCACCGAGGCCTGGCCGAGCTGATGACGATCGGCCGCCGTCAGCCGCACCTGTACCGGCTGATGTTCGCCTCCCCGGCCGGCGACCCGGTCGCGGTCGGCGCGGCGAGCACGGCCGCCGAACGCGCCCAGGACGAGTTCCTCGCCATCGTCGGCGATCTCGTCGGCGCTCAGGATGCCGGCCGGTTCGCGCCGCTGCTGCTGGCCACCGCGCACGGCATCACGGACATGGCGGTCAACGGCCATCTGTCCGCGGACAGATGGCACAGCACCGCCGAGGAACTCGTCTCGACCCTGGTGTCCCTCATCGACGGGCGGAACCACCGCGGGTAA
- a CDS encoding DUF3039 domain-containing protein produces the protein MSTETLTKPETDSTESTDEDTPKMFHYVRKNKIAESAVMGSHVVALCGEVFPVTRSPKPGAPVCPKCKKIYEGLRPGGDD, from the coding sequence GTGAGCACCGAGACGCTGACCAAGCCGGAGACCGACAGCACCGAGTCGACCGACGAAGACACCCCGAAGATGTTCCACTACGTGCGCAAGAACAAGATCGCCGAAAGCGCGGTCATGGGCTCGCACGTGGTGGCGCTGTGCGGTGAGGTCTTCCCGGTCACCCGCTCGCCGAAGCCGGGCGCGCCGGTCTGCCCGAAGTGCAAGAAGATCTACGAGGGCCTCCGTCCCGGCGGCGACGACTGA
- a CDS encoding sugar ABC transporter substrate-binding protein: MRSRTLTLLAATVSAGLVLTACGANSSNAGDSGDDSSSGAPAPAGGGANGKVGVILPETATSARWEAFDKPMLQSALAAQGFSSDIQNAQGDNQKFASLADGFISQGVKVLIIAPSDPAVGAQIESKAKKAGIPVIDYDRPSLGGSADYYVSFDNEKVGELQAQGLADALKAKKGAAVVQIEGAPTDNNATLFGDGHDKVLNPLYASGQLTKVQKQPINDWDPQVGGQTFEQIFSRAGGKVDGVVAANDELAGAVITVLKKNGLNGKVPVTGQDSTSAGLQAILRGDQLLTIFKPIKEEAENAAKLAGALAKNDTAAADKIATGKLHDPKNNRDLKSVLLTPQLITVNDVKKVVDQGYVKASEVCVGDLAAKCSQYGIS; encoded by the coding sequence ATGCGCAGCAGAACCCTTACCCTCCTCGCCGCGACGGTGAGTGCCGGCCTGGTGCTCACCGCGTGCGGCGCGAACAGCTCGAACGCCGGGGACTCGGGGGACGACAGCTCCTCGGGTGCACCGGCCCCGGCCGGCGGCGGCGCCAACGGCAAGGTCGGCGTGATCCTCCCGGAGACCGCCACCTCGGCCCGCTGGGAGGCCTTCGACAAGCCGATGCTGCAGTCCGCGCTGGCGGCGCAGGGCTTCTCCTCGGACATCCAGAACGCCCAGGGCGACAACCAGAAGTTCGCCTCGCTGGCCGACGGGTTCATCAGTCAGGGCGTCAAGGTCTTGATCATCGCGCCGTCCGATCCGGCGGTCGGCGCCCAGATCGAGTCCAAGGCCAAGAAGGCGGGCATCCCGGTCATCGACTACGACCGCCCCAGCCTCGGCGGTTCGGCCGACTACTACGTCTCCTTCGACAACGAGAAGGTCGGCGAGCTGCAGGCGCAGGGCCTGGCCGACGCGCTGAAGGCCAAGAAGGGCGCGGCGGTCGTGCAGATCGAGGGCGCGCCGACGGACAACAACGCGACCCTCTTCGGCGACGGTCACGACAAGGTCCTCAACCCGCTCTACGCCTCGGGCCAGCTGACCAAGGTCCAGAAGCAGCCGATCAACGACTGGGACCCGCAGGTGGGCGGCCAGACCTTCGAGCAGATCTTCAGCCGCGCGGGCGGCAAGGTCGACGGCGTCGTCGCGGCGAACGACGAGCTGGCGGGCGCGGTCATCACGGTGCTGAAGAAGAACGGCCTCAACGGCAAGGTTCCGGTCACCGGCCAGGACTCCACCTCGGCCGGGCTGCAGGCCATCCTGCGCGGTGACCAGCTGCTGACCATCTTCAAGCCGATCAAGGAAGAAGCCGAGAACGCGGCGAAGCTGGCCGGCGCGCTGGCCAAGAACGACACCGCGGCCGCGGACAAGATCGCGACCGGCAAGCTGCACGACCCGAAGAACAACCGGGACCTGAAGTCGGTGCTGCTGACCCCGCAGCTGATCACCGTCAACGACGTCAAGAAGGTCGTCGACCAGGGCTACGTGAAGGCCTCGGAGGTCTGCGTCGGCGACCTCGCCGCCAAGTGCAGCCAGTACGGCATCTCCTGA
- a CDS encoding SDR family oxidoreductase → MTASHEMSPDQVVVTGASTGIGAATARELACRGFHVLAGVRRAQDADALRGPGVEPVILDITEPAHVAELADRAGSRPGALRAVVNNAGISINAPVEALALDEWRRLYEVNLFGHVAVTQALLPELLRHSGRVVNVSSVGGKVAMATYGPYAGTKFALEAVSDALRRELAPLGVRVVVVEPGGVRTEMGERGMATTRELAAAMSPEHRERYGRLVQAIVSQTAAGTSGGVPAAEAARVIAKAVTAEKPRTRYPIGRDAALITRLARILPDRALDRLIAAALRPHYRKSTTEAGASG, encoded by the coding sequence ATGACAGCGTCACATGAAATGTCGCCGGACCAGGTCGTCGTGACCGGGGCCTCGACCGGGATCGGCGCGGCGACCGCGCGCGAACTGGCCTGCCGGGGTTTTCACGTGCTCGCCGGCGTCCGCCGTGCGCAGGATGCCGATGCGCTCCGCGGCCCGGGTGTCGAGCCGGTCATCCTCGACATCACCGAGCCCGCTCACGTCGCGGAGCTGGCCGACCGCGCCGGCTCGCGGCCGGGCGCGCTGCGGGCAGTGGTGAACAACGCCGGGATCTCGATCAACGCCCCGGTCGAGGCCTTGGCGCTGGACGAGTGGCGGCGGCTGTACGAGGTCAACCTGTTCGGGCACGTCGCCGTCACCCAGGCCCTGCTGCCCGAGCTGCTGCGTCACTCCGGCCGCGTGGTCAACGTCAGCTCGGTCGGCGGCAAGGTCGCTATGGCGACCTACGGTCCGTACGCGGGGACGAAGTTCGCCCTGGAGGCGGTCAGTGACGCGTTGCGCCGGGAACTCGCGCCGCTGGGGGTGCGGGTGGTCGTCGTCGAACCCGGAGGGGTGCGTACGGAGATGGGTGAGCGGGGTATGGCCACCACGCGTGAGCTGGCCGCCGCCATGTCGCCGGAACACCGGGAACGCTACGGACGGCTGGTCCAGGCGATCGTCTCGCAGACCGCCGCGGGCACGTCAGGCGGTGTGCCCGCCGCCGAGGCGGCCAGGGTGATCGCGAAAGCCGTGACCGCCGAGAAACCCCGCACGCGCTACCCCATCGGCCGCGACGCGGCCCTGATCACGCGCCTCGCGCGGATCCTGCCGGACCGCGCCCTCGACCGTCTCATCGCGGCTGCGCTCCGCCCGCACTACCGGAAATCCACCACCGAAGCCGGGGCGAGCGGCTGA
- a CDS encoding DUF1905 domain-containing protein, whose protein sequence is MTTFRTVLEATGGKNVGIVVPEEIVLGFGRGKRVPVIVTVDGGYSYRTTIGVMGGRYLVSFNAETRKNTGRGAGDEVEVDLVADPDR, encoded by the coding sequence ATGACCACGTTCCGTACCGTCCTCGAGGCCACCGGCGGCAAGAACGTCGGCATCGTCGTTCCCGAGGAGATCGTGCTCGGTTTCGGGCGGGGCAAGCGCGTGCCCGTGATCGTCACCGTCGACGGTGGCTACAGCTACCGGACGACGATCGGGGTGATGGGCGGGCGCTACCTCGTCTCGTTCAACGCCGAGACCCGGAAGAACACCGGACGGGGCGCAGGCGACGAGGTCGAGGTGGACCTCGTCGCCGATCCGGATCGCTGA
- a CDS encoding sugar ABC transporter permease: MTETPAKPASPEAGSGAITDFGIDTTSMSTGEAIKDYFARMKDGQLGSIPAVLGVIALAILFSALSGDFFTLRNIANLLEQGAGQTIIAMGIVFVLLLGEIDLSAGTASGVCAGLMALHYVRGGNLLGSMGTGVFVTFIVVLVLAVVLALLQRIWAGAVISVIGIVIILVGAPVNAWVEFAIAICTGTAIGCITGFLVSKIGMPSFVVTLALFIVWQGVLLQFIGEGGTLPISNNDTLNAVANGNLSVVGSWILFIVAVGGYALVALGQHFTRLRRGLVVQPTPIVLFKVGVIAVLAAVSTYLLTVNRSSNDLVTIEGVPYVVPIVLVLLFAGTYVLNRTRYGRHLYAVGGNKEAARRAGINVPKLRTSVFVISSSFAAVGAIVYSSKIGAVNPQSGGLNTLLFAVGAAVIGGTSLFGGKGRIIDAVIGGAVLAIVNNGLGLLQQSAAVVNIVTGLVLMLAATVDALSRRRAEASAR; this comes from the coding sequence ATGACTGAAACCCCCGCGAAGCCCGCGAGTCCCGAGGCGGGCAGCGGCGCGATCACCGATTTCGGCATCGACACCACGTCGATGTCCACCGGCGAAGCCATCAAGGACTACTTCGCCCGGATGAAGGACGGCCAGCTCGGCTCCATCCCCGCCGTGCTGGGTGTCATCGCGCTGGCGATCCTGTTCAGCGCGCTGTCCGGCGACTTCTTCACCCTGCGCAACATCGCGAACCTGCTGGAGCAGGGTGCCGGGCAGACCATCATCGCGATGGGCATCGTGTTCGTGCTGCTGCTCGGCGAGATCGACCTGTCGGCGGGTACCGCGTCGGGCGTGTGTGCCGGGCTGATGGCCCTGCACTACGTCCGCGGCGGGAACCTGCTGGGCTCCATGGGGACCGGCGTGTTCGTCACCTTCATCGTGGTGCTGGTCCTCGCCGTGGTGCTGGCGCTGCTGCAGCGGATCTGGGCCGGTGCGGTCATCTCGGTGATCGGCATCGTGATCATCCTGGTCGGCGCGCCGGTGAACGCGTGGGTGGAGTTCGCGATCGCGATCTGCACCGGCACCGCGATCGGCTGCATCACCGGGTTTCTGGTCTCGAAGATCGGCATGCCCTCGTTCGTCGTCACGCTGGCGTTGTTCATCGTGTGGCAGGGCGTGCTCCTGCAGTTCATCGGTGAGGGCGGCACGCTGCCGATCAGCAACAACGACACGCTCAACGCGGTCGCCAACGGCAACTTGTCAGTGGTCGGCAGCTGGATCCTGTTCATCGTCGCGGTGGGCGGGTACGCGCTGGTGGCGCTCGGGCAGCACTTCACCCGGCTGCGGCGGGGACTGGTGGTGCAGCCGACGCCGATCGTGCTGTTCAAGGTCGGGGTGATCGCGGTGCTGGCCGCGGTCTCGACCTACCTGCTCACGGTGAACCGCTCGTCCAACGACCTCGTGACCATCGAGGGCGTGCCGTACGTGGTGCCGATCGTGCTGGTGCTGTTGTTCGCGGGCACCTACGTGCTCAACCGGACCCGCTACGGGCGGCACCTGTACGCGGTCGGCGGCAACAAGGAAGCCGCCCGGCGTGCCGGTATCAACGTTCCCAAGCTGCGGACCAGCGTGTTCGTGATCAGCTCTTCGTTCGCCGCGGTCGGCGCGATCGTGTACTCGTCGAAGATCGGTGCGGTGAACCCGCAGTCCGGCGGCCTCAATACGCTGCTGTTCGCGGTGGGCGCGGCGGTGATCGGCGGTACCTCGCTGTTCGGCGGCAAGGGCCGGATCATCGACGCGGTGATCGGTGGTGCCGTGCTGGCGATCGTGAACAACGGTCTCGGGCTGCTCCAGCAGTCGGCGGCCGTGGTGAACATCGTGACCGGCCTGGTGCTGATGCTGGCCGCGACCGTCGACGCGTTGTCCCGGCGGCGAGCCGAGGCGTCGGCACGCTGA
- a CDS encoding DEAD/DEAH box helicase, which yields MSETTQGVLGAPPAGQDATVRPLRAWQRRALTKYLSTRPKDFLAVATPGAGKTVFGLRIAAELLSDRTVEAVTIVTPTEHLKHQWASAAAEAGIAIDSNFRNTTGVTSRDYRGVAVTYAQVAAHPTLHRVRTENRKTLVILDEIHHGGDAKSWGDAIREAFTPAVRRLALTGTPFRSDDSAIPFVTYEPDAGGFQRSKADHAYGYSDALADGVVRPVVFLAYSGEASWRTSAGEEFTARLGEPLTAEQNARAWRTALDPAGEWVPAVLQAADTRLSQVRQGVPDAGGLVIATDQESARAYAKILQRISGEMPTLVLSDDPKASGRIKEFSETTERWIVAVRMVSEGVDVPRLAVGVYATSASTPLFFAQAIGRYVRARRKGETASVFLPSVPVLLELASELEAQRDHVLGKPHREKEGWDDELLAQANRTEDEPGEEEKAFTSLHASAELDQVIYDGNSFGTAVFSGTDEEQEYLGLPGLLEPDQVRALLRKRQEEQLADEKRRRPAADDQPAAPARPQSVSERIAALRKELNALVGMYHHRTKKPHGAIHNELRRVCGGPPTAMATVEQLEERIVTLRSW from the coding sequence TTGTCCGAGACGACCCAGGGGGTTCTCGGTGCGCCGCCCGCCGGGCAGGACGCCACCGTGCGGCCGCTGCGGGCCTGGCAGCGCCGCGCGCTCACGAAGTACCTGTCCACCCGGCCGAAGGACTTCCTCGCGGTCGCCACGCCCGGCGCCGGCAAGACGGTGTTCGGGCTGCGGATCGCGGCCGAGCTGCTGTCGGACCGCACGGTCGAGGCGGTCACCATCGTCACGCCGACCGAGCACCTCAAGCACCAGTGGGCGAGCGCGGCCGCGGAGGCCGGCATCGCGATCGACTCGAACTTCCGCAACACCACCGGGGTCACCTCGCGGGACTACCGCGGGGTCGCGGTGACCTACGCGCAGGTGGCCGCGCACCCGACGTTGCACCGGGTGCGCACGGAGAACCGCAAGACACTGGTGATCCTCGACGAGATCCACCACGGCGGCGACGCGAAGTCGTGGGGCGACGCGATCCGCGAGGCGTTCACCCCCGCGGTGCGCCGGCTCGCGCTCACCGGCACCCCGTTCCGCAGTGACGATTCGGCGATCCCGTTCGTCACCTACGAACCGGACGCGGGCGGGTTCCAGCGCAGCAAGGCCGACCACGCCTACGGCTATTCCGACGCGCTCGCCGACGGCGTGGTCCGGCCGGTGGTGTTCCTCGCCTATTCCGGCGAGGCGTCCTGGCGTACCAGTGCGGGCGAGGAGTTCACCGCGCGGCTGGGTGAACCGCTGACCGCCGAGCAGAACGCCCGGGCGTGGCGTACCGCGCTCGATCCGGCGGGCGAATGGGTGCCCGCGGTGCTGCAGGCCGCCGACACCCGGCTTTCCCAGGTCCGCCAGGGCGTCCCGGACGCCGGCGGCCTGGTCATCGCCACCGACCAGGAATCCGCCCGCGCGTACGCGAAGATCCTGCAGCGCATCTCCGGCGAGATGCCCACGCTGGTGCTGTCCGACGATCCGAAGGCGTCCGGGCGGATCAAGGAGTTCTCCGAGACCACCGAACGCTGGATCGTCGCGGTGCGGATGGTCTCCGAAGGTGTCGACGTGCCGCGGCTGGCGGTCGGTGTGTACGCCACGAGCGCGTCCACGCCGCTGTTCTTCGCCCAGGCGATCGGCCGGTACGTGCGGGCGCGGCGCAAGGGCGAGACGGCGAGCGTGTTCCTGCCGAGCGTGCCGGTGCTGCTGGAGCTGGCCAGTGAGCTGGAAGCGCAGCGCGACCACGTGCTCGGCAAACCGCACCGGGAGAAGGAAGGCTGGGACGACGAACTGCTCGCCCAGGCCAACCGGACCGAGGACGAACCGGGCGAGGAGGAGAAGGCGTTCACCTCGCTGCACGCCTCGGCCGAGCTCGACCAGGTGATCTACGACGGCAACTCGTTCGGCACCGCGGTCTTCTCCGGGACCGACGAGGAGCAGGAGTACCTCGGCCTGCCCGGGCTGCTCGAGCCCGACCAGGTGCGCGCGCTGCTGCGCAAGCGGCAGGAGGAGCAGCTCGCGGACGAGAAGCGGCGCCGGCCCGCCGCCGACGACCAGCCCGCGGCACCCGCCCGTCCGCAGTCGGTCAGCGAGCGGATCGCCGCGTTGCGCAAGGAACTGAACGCGCTCGTCGGCATGTACCACCACCGGACGAAAAAGCCGCACGGCGCGATCCACAACGAACTACGCAGGGTGTGCGGCGGACCGCCCACTGCGATGGCCACGGTGGAACAGCTCGAGGAACGGATCGTCACGCTCCGCTCCTGGTGA
- a CDS encoding ATP-binding cassette domain-containing protein codes for MSEPILDITGLNKSFGPVHVLHDVDFAVRAGEVTALVGDNGAGKSTLVKCVAGIHPYDTGTVRFEGKEAHIHGPKDASELGIEVVYQDLALADNLDIVQNMFLGRERGSSWLLDEAAMEKAARETLASLSVRTVKSVRTPVSALSGGQRQTVAIAKSVLWNSQVVILDEPTAALGVAQTRQVLDLVRRLAEQGLGVVLISHNMADVFEVADRIDVLYLGRLVAEVMTKDVTHSQIVELITAGRSGDLGLARPEAVAL; via the coding sequence ATGAGTGAGCCCATTCTCGACATCACCGGCCTGAACAAGAGCTTCGGCCCGGTCCACGTCCTGCACGACGTGGACTTCGCCGTGCGGGCGGGCGAAGTGACCGCGCTCGTCGGCGACAACGGGGCCGGCAAGTCCACTTTGGTCAAATGCGTCGCGGGCATCCACCCGTACGACACCGGCACGGTGCGCTTCGAGGGCAAGGAAGCCCACATCCACGGCCCGAAGGACGCCTCCGAGCTCGGCATCGAGGTCGTGTACCAGGACCTCGCGCTGGCCGACAACCTCGACATCGTGCAGAACATGTTCCTCGGCCGCGAACGCGGCAGCTCCTGGCTGCTGGACGAGGCCGCGATGGAGAAGGCCGCGCGCGAGACGCTGGCCTCGCTCTCGGTCCGCACGGTGAAGTCCGTGCGCACGCCCGTTTCCGCGCTGTCCGGCGGGCAGCGCCAGACCGTGGCGATCGCGAAGTCGGTGCTGTGGAACAGCCAGGTCGTCATCCTCGACGAGCCGACCGCGGCCCTCGGCGTGGCGCAGACCCGGCAGGTGCTCGACCTGGTCCGCCGGCTGGCCGAACAGGGCCTCGGTGTGGTGCTGATCAGCCACAACATGGCCGACGTGTTCGAGGTCGCCGACCGCATCGACGTGCTGTACCTGGGCAGGCTCGTGGCGGAGGTCATGACCAAGGACGTCACGCACAGCCAGATCGTCGAACTGATCACCGCGGGCCGGTCCGGTGACCTCGGCCTCGCCCGCCCCGAAGCCGTCGCGCTGTGA
- a CDS encoding YihY/virulence factor BrkB family protein yields the protein MPENPPPAAAPPDPPPAQPEKAARKGPWRLLTRTLAKAWDGNIFSEAAEAAFWQTLSLPPLLLGLLGSLGFIGEWFGQGVVSAVHDRIITFCRTIFSQNAVQEIIEPTVNSILTVGKGEIVSIGFVISLWAGSSAMSSFVDAITVAHDQYGVRNEVWQRIFALLLYLCGLIVLVIGLPLLAIGPDLLPEFFPDAWRPTVSSWVGTLYYPVLGVMIVLALTTLYKLALPRRLPWRRGLPGAVLAMVVFLVSSIGLRIYLNWITKTGYTYGALAAPIAFLLLMFFIGLAVVGGAYFNSAIQELWPARPTRRQRRKWRRLEMERAGERMRAEEGRRLWDRTTMPLRRPRHPGDGHDEQDPPHPS from the coding sequence GTGCCCGAGAACCCACCGCCCGCCGCCGCGCCGCCGGATCCGCCGCCGGCGCAGCCGGAGAAGGCCGCCCGCAAGGGACCGTGGCGGCTCCTCACGCGCACCCTCGCGAAAGCATGGGACGGCAACATCTTCTCCGAGGCCGCCGAGGCCGCGTTCTGGCAGACGCTGTCCCTGCCGCCGCTGCTGCTCGGGCTGCTGGGCAGCCTCGGGTTCATCGGCGAATGGTTCGGCCAGGGCGTGGTGAGCGCGGTGCACGACCGGATCATCACCTTCTGCCGCACCATCTTCAGCCAGAACGCGGTGCAGGAGATCATCGAGCCGACGGTGAACAGCATCCTCACCGTCGGCAAGGGCGAGATCGTGTCGATCGGTTTCGTCATCTCGCTGTGGGCGGGATCGTCGGCGATGTCGTCGTTCGTGGACGCGATCACCGTGGCGCACGACCAGTACGGCGTGCGCAACGAGGTGTGGCAGCGGATCTTCGCGCTGCTGCTGTACCTGTGCGGCCTGATCGTGCTCGTGATCGGGCTGCCGCTGCTCGCGATCGGGCCGGACCTGCTGCCGGAGTTCTTCCCGGACGCGTGGCGGCCGACGGTGTCGTCCTGGGTGGGCACGCTCTACTACCCGGTGCTCGGCGTGATGATCGTGCTGGCGCTGACCACGCTGTACAAGCTCGCGCTGCCGCGCCGGCTGCCGTGGCGCCGCGGGCTGCCCGGCGCGGTACTGGCCATGGTGGTGTTCCTGGTGTCCAGTATCGGGCTGCGCATCTACCTCAACTGGATCACCAAGACCGGCTACACCTACGGTGCGCTGGCCGCCCCGATCGCGTTCCTGCTGCTGATGTTCTTCATCGGGCTCGCGGTGGTCGGCGGCGCCTACTTCAACAGCGCGATCCAGGAACTGTGGCCGGCCCGCCCGACGCGGCGCCAGCGGCGCAAATGGCGCCGGCTGGAAATGGAGCGCGCCGGCGAACGGATGCGTGCCGAGGAGGGCCGCCGGCTGTGGGACCGCACCACGATGCCGCTGCGCCGGCCCCGGCACCCCGGCGACGGGCACGACGAGCAGGACCCGCCGCACCCGTCGTGA
- a CDS encoding DUF998 domain-containing protein, with the protein MPHDPATFDRSAAVTRSLLGWGVVAGPWYVVTSLVLGLTRPGFDPARHALSLLMLGEHGWLERAVFVVSALMTLAAAYGVLRAVRDGRGLAIGVLTGAYGGCLVLSAAFGPDPVDGFPPGTGSGTASAGGILHLLFGAVGFVCLAAAAAAFSRWAARRGETGAARLGLVCALVVLVGFAGGAVLARSPAGVALLWLAVLGGWLWLALASAHLYRVVPHPVVSERTRPQEA; encoded by the coding sequence GTGCCGCACGATCCCGCCACCTTCGACCGCTCGGCCGCGGTCACCCGCAGCCTGCTGGGCTGGGGTGTCGTCGCCGGCCCCTGGTATGTGGTCACGAGCCTGGTGCTGGGGCTGACCCGCCCGGGGTTCGATCCGGCAAGGCATGCGCTGAGCCTGCTCATGCTCGGCGAACACGGCTGGCTCGAGCGGGCCGTCTTCGTCGTGTCGGCTCTGATGACGCTGGCCGCGGCCTACGGGGTGCTCCGCGCGGTCCGTGACGGCCGCGGGCTCGCCATCGGCGTGCTCACCGGCGCTTACGGCGGGTGTCTCGTGCTCAGCGCGGCCTTCGGTCCAGATCCTGTGGACGGCTTCCCGCCCGGCACGGGCAGCGGGACGGCATCGGCCGGCGGCATCCTGCATCTGCTCTTCGGCGCGGTCGGTTTCGTCTGCCTCGCCGCGGCGGCGGCCGCGTTCTCGCGCTGGGCCGCCCGGCGCGGCGAAACCGGGGCTGCCCGCCTCGGTCTGGTCTGTGCTCTCGTGGTGCTGGTCGGCTTCGCCGGCGGTGCCGTGCTGGCGCGATCGCCGGCCGGGGTCGCGTTGCTGTGGCTCGCCGTGCTCGGCGGCTGGCTGTGGCTCGCGCTCGCGTCCGCGCACCTCTACCGGGTCGTCCCGCACCCGGTGGTCTCCGAACGAACGCGACCCCAGGAGGCGTGA
- a CDS encoding ROK family protein produces MSSSPVARPDEVRRHNRTTLLRLLHVGGPSTRAALATALGLNRSTIKTLVDGLTEAGVVEERVPRPGRGAGRPSLLVLPQPHAAVVLAVDLQVEHVAIALVGLGGQILARDSWNLRTPTRTADEVITHVIESTRVLAGDLGVDPVAGGISVPGVVRRADGHVHEAPNLRWTDVALGERLTSVLRIPIVIGNDAELGAVAEHLRGAARGSSDAVYVSADVGVGGGVIAQGSSLSGGAGYFGEIGHMVIRPGGRPCYCGNSGCWETEIGEAALCRALGLPEETPRGAILVELRELARDAEAALERLSEFAEWLTLGLVNVVNLLGPQLVVLGDLLMVLPDPVIDAVAEEVHRRSLVSRAVGGIRIVSSALGADVKLLGAAEVAFETALDTV; encoded by the coding sequence GTGAGCAGCTCGCCCGTCGCCCGCCCGGACGAGGTGCGCCGGCACAATCGCACGACGCTGCTGCGGCTGCTGCACGTCGGCGGGCCGAGCACCCGTGCGGCGCTGGCGACCGCGCTCGGCCTCAACCGCAGCACGATCAAGACCCTCGTCGACGGCCTCACCGAGGCCGGCGTCGTCGAGGAGCGGGTGCCCCGGCCGGGGCGGGGGGCGGGCCGCCCCTCGCTCCTGGTCCTGCCGCAGCCGCACGCCGCGGTCGTGCTCGCGGTCGACCTGCAGGTGGAGCACGTCGCGATCGCGCTGGTCGGGCTGGGCGGGCAGATCCTGGCCAGGGACAGCTGGAACCTGCGCACGCCCACCCGTACCGCCGACGAGGTGATCACGCACGTGATCGAGTCGACCCGGGTGCTCGCCGGCGATCTCGGGGTGGACCCGGTCGCCGGCGGCATCTCGGTGCCCGGGGTCGTGCGCCGGGCGGACGGGCACGTGCACGAGGCACCGAACCTGCGCTGGACCGACGTCGCCCTCGGTGAACGTCTCACCAGCGTGCTGCGCATTCCCATCGTGATCGGCAACGACGCCGAACTGGGCGCGGTCGCCGAGCACCTGCGTGGCGCGGCCCGTGGTTCGTCGGACGCGGTGTACGTGTCCGCCGACGTCGGCGTGGGCGGCGGCGTGATCGCGCAGGGCTCGTCGCTGAGCGGGGGAGCGGGTTACTTCGGCGAGATCGGGCACATGGTGATCCGTCCCGGCGGCCGGCCGTGCTACTGCGGCAACAGCGGATGCTGGGAGACCGAAATCGGTGAGGCGGCGCTGTGCCGCGCACTGGGCCTGCCGGAGGAGACCCCGCGCGGCGCCATCCTCGTGGAATTGCGTGAACTGGCCCGAGACGCCGAAGCCGCGCTGGAGCGGCTGTCGGAGTTCGCCGAATGGCTGACGCTGGGCCTGGTGAACGTGGTGAATCTGCTGGGGCCGCAGCTGGTGGTCCTCGGCGACCTGCTGATGGTCCTGCCGGATCCGGTGATCGACGCGGTCGCTGAGGAGGTCCACCGCCGCAGCCTGGTCAGCCGGGCGGTCGGCGGGATCCGCATCGTGAGCTCGGCGCTGGGTGCGGACGTGAAGCTGCTGGGCGCCGCGGAAGTGGCTTTCGAAACGGCGCTGGACACGGTCTGA